The Paenibacillus yonginensis genome segment GGAAGGTCAGCCCGCCGATGCGGTTTCCCATGTTCATTCGGCCTTCTTCAGCCCGGATAAAAAATATTTGTTGGTGAACGATCTTGGTCTGGATCTGATCCGCACCTATAAATTCGACGCGGCGTCCGGCACGCTGACGTTCCATGGAGATACCCGCACTGCCCAAGGCGCTGGCCCTCGTCATTTGGCCTTTCACCCTTCCAAGCCTTACGTCTTTGTGATCCATGAATTGAACTCTACCATCGTGTCCTACCGTTATGAGGCTGAAAGCGGAGCATTAACCGAAATTCAGTCCGTCTCTACGCTTCCGGCAGGCTTCGAGGGATCCAACGGAACAGCGGAAATCGCCGTTTCCAAGGATGGACGATTTGTTTACGGCTCCAACCGTGGACATGACAGCATCGTGATTATGGCTGTTGATCAGGCTACTGGCGAACTGAGCGTTGTGGATTATGTTTCGACAGAAGGCGGACACCCTCGCCATTTTGCCTTGACGCCAAGCGGGGATTATTTGATTGCCGCCAACCGGGACGGGAATAATCTTGTTGTCTTCAGCGTCAATAAGGAGACGGGGCTGATTCAGGCCACAGGGGTTACGGCTGCTGTATCCAAACCCGTTTGTGTGCAGCCTTTTTATCTGTAAGGTAAATACTGCTAGGTACTACCAAAAGCGGAAGCGGCGGAGGGATAACCCTGAGAGATGAACAAACAATGATGGAGCTGATTCTCGGCATTGCGGGCCGGGATGAGCGCGTGAGAGCAGCAGCATTAAACGGATCGCGGAGCAATCCAGCTGCTCCAAAGGATATTTTTCAAGATTATGATGTAGTCTATCTGGTTACAGAGGTCCAGTCCTTTATCCAGGATCCGGGCTGGATTGATGCGTTCGGAGAACGGATTATATCGCAGTGTCCTGAGCTGATGACGTTAGTTCCGCCTGAAGCCAACGGAAGATTTGTTTATTTGATGCTGCTGGCTGACGGCAATCGGATTGATCTGCGGCTGATTCCCGTTGAACAAGCGGAGGCTTATCTGCTGGAGGACAAGCTTACGGTTGTTTTGCTGGACAAGGATAACAGACTACCGGAACTGGCCATGCCATCGGATGAAGATTATCGGGTTCAACCTCCAACAGCCGAACTGTTCGCTGACTGCTGCAATGAGTTTTGGTGGGTGTCCACTTACGTAGCCAAGGGATTGTGGAGACGGGAAATACTTTATGCCCAGGACCATCTGAACGCTCATGTCCGGCCGATGCTGCTAAAAATGCTAAACTGGCAGGCAGGCATCCGGACGGATTTCTCTGTCAATACAGGCAAAAGCAGCAAATATCTGCAAGCTTACCTGCCTGAATCAGACTGGGAACAGCTGCTGGATACCTATGCCGGTGCCCATGAGGAGGACGTGTGGGAGGCTCTGTTTGCCATGACGGAGCTGTTTCGAAGCACGGCTAAACAAGTGGCTGAACATATGCAATATGGCTATCCGGAGGAGGACGACAGGAAAGTAACTGCTTATTTACGGCGAGTGTCGGAGCTTCCAAGGGATGCGGACCAGTTCACATGGGAATAAAAAGCAGCAAAGGAGCGCCAAGCGGCGCTCCTTTGTTTATATTGCTTAAAGTGACTATTATCAGCTTTATGGCGATTTGGCTTGATCTAGGAGAGTGTTACTGCTGCTCCTTCAGGAGACCGGATTCACGCACACCGTTCATAAAAGCCATAAACTGCGGGATATCCAGCTGCTGCGCTGCATCGGACAACGCTGTCTGCGGGTCCGGATGCACTTCAAGCATTACGCCGTCCGCTCCGGCAGCCAGGGCGGCTTTGGCGCATGGGAGCATAATGTCCTTGCGTCCGGTGGAGTGGGTAACGTCAACCATGACTGGCAGATGAGTTTCCTGTTTAAGGATCGGTACTGCGGAAATGTCGAGCGTATTGCGGGTCCATTTTTCATACGTGCGAATGCCCCGTTCAATCAGCATCAGATTGGAATTGCCGCTGACGGCAATGTATTCCGCAGCATGAACAAATTCCTCCAGCGTAGCTGCAATTCCGCGTTTAAGCAGTACAGGAATTTTGGCTTGGCCGGCTTCCTTCAGAAGCTCGAAGTTCTGCATATTGCGCGCGCCGATTTGAATGACGTCGATATAGTCGGCAGCAAGTTCGATATGCGCAGGATGGACGATTTCGCTGATCGTGACCAGCCCGAATTCATTGGCGACTTCCTTAAGCATTTTTAAACCTTCGATGCCAAGACCCTGGAAATCGTAAGGCGAGGTTCTTGGCTTGAAAGCTCCGCCGCGCATGACCTTGACACCGGCTTCTTTGAGAGCGGCAGCTACTGTGCGGAGCTGGTCATAAGACTCAACCGAGCACGGGCCGGCTACCATAACCTGCGTAGGTCCGCCGATCGTAATGCCTTTAAGGTCGATGATGGTGTTCTCCGGCTGGTTCTTGCGGCTGACGAGCAGCTGGCGTTTATGTTCTTCTTCCTGCAGATTCAGGGAAGCTTTGAAGATTTCCTTGAACAGCTGTTTGATTTCGGCATCTTTGAAGGGGCCTGGGTTGTGTTTGACCAGCTCCTCGAGCATTTCGCGTTCGCGTACCGGATCAAATTTGGGCACGCCTTGTTTTTCCTTGATTTCTCCGATGCTCCGGGCAACTTCGGCGCGGGCGTTAAGCAGGCGCAGAAGCTCCATGTTAATCTCGTCAAGCCGGGTGCGAAGCAGTTCCAGCGTTTCATTCATCCTAATCTCTCCTCTGTACATGAAAATATAATAACAGGCGTCAATCAAACTTGTAGGAAAATAAAAAAGCCGCCCATCAAGGGACGGCTGAAGCCGTGGTACCACCCTTGTTGGACAACTTGTGAAGTTTCCCGCTCAAATCACGATAACGGCGTGACCCCGGGCGATTCTACTAGGGAAGAGCCCATTCTAAGGGCTTCCGTTCAAAAAGCCTGCTCTGGAGTGAATTGGCGCATGGCATCCTCAGAGGGCTCTCAATCTGCGGCTCCTCATTCCCTGTTCAGGAAGCAAATTTTGCGTTACTAGTCTCCGTCAAAGCATTTATCAATGTTAACTCGGATTATAGGACGTTGCCGAATTGATGTCAAGGTTATCCTGGCCCAAAATTCATACGGAAAGAAAAACTGCCAGAAAAAAGTTGAGACCTTTTTGCGTTTAATGCGTAAAATAGGCTAAGACCTATTTTGATTCGAAGGAGCACACCCACGCATGACTTTTAAACAATTTTTCTACATACCTGGCGTTAGGCGGGTCATCGCTCTAATCTTTGTACTGCTTGCGCTCTACCTATTCAAAAGTATGCTCAACATTATTCTGCTGACCTTTATATTCACCTATTTAATCAACAGGCTGCATGGTTTTGTTATGAAGTTTGGAGGGCCTCGGTTAAAGTTAAGCAGGAAACTGGCTGTCATTGTCATTTATTTGGTATTAGTCGGCTTGCTGGCCAGCGGAATTTATAAATATTTGCCTCTCTTTATTAACGAGCTGAGCGATTTGGTCAATCAGGTGATTTCCTTCTATAACAAACCTCCGATTGATTTGCCGGACAATGTTGTCGTTAACTACTTAATGGAATCGCTGAAGGATATTGATCTGGCGAGTTACATTTCCGGCGGCTTTAATTTTCTATTGCATACGTTGTCCGACATTGGCAAGCTGAGCCTTAATTTATTTATAGCGCTAATTCTGAGTTTGTTCTTTATGCTTGAAAAAGAGAAGGTTACCCGTTTTACAGCCAATTTCCGTTCGAGTAAAGCGGCTTACATTTTTGAAGAGCTTGAATATTTCGGCAGCAAATTTGTCCATTCCTTCGGTAAAGTCATTGAGGTTCAATTTCTGATTGCGCTGGTGAATGCGACGCTGTCCACCTTGTTCCTGTGGATTCTCGGTTTTCCCAACCTGCTTGCTTTGGGCATCATGATTCTGCTGCTTGGTTTCGTGCCGGTTATGGGGGTGATCGTTTCCCTGATTCCGCTTTGCGCGATAGCGTTTAAGATTGGCGGGGCGGTCAAAATTATATATGTCCTGATTATGATTATTGTTCTTCATGCAATTGAGTCCTACGTGCTGAATCCGAAGTTCATGTCCAACAAAACGCATTTGCCGATCTTCTATACCTTTATGATCCTGATTGTTTCGGAGCATTTTTATGGCGTATGGGGATTGATTGTCGGCGTACCGGTCTTCATGTTCCTGCTGGATATTCTGGAGGTGCCGATTTCCGTTTCGCCGCCGCCAGCGGCAGAGCTTAAGACAGAACCAGCTAAAAGCCCGGATGAACCGGAAAGAAATGAATAATATTTCTCCCGCAGCTTCATCGTAAGACATTGTCTGAACGAAGGGGCGGGAGCTTATAACCATAGGGAAAGGCTGCCTAAGCAAGAAGACGGGCAGCTTTTTGTTTGCCGGAATGTCTCGCGGATGTTTTGCGTGATTGTTCGCTGGCTTTTTTATTGGAACCGTCATCTTTGTTCCTGTAAAATGAGACCAGGATGCAAGTGGCAGGGGAACGGGTAAGAATATTTAAGGATAAGAAAAATGAAAACGGACAACTTTAGGTTTATTACAAATAAAAGGAGCTGAGGATGATGAAGCAGGATGAAAGGGTGCTGGGCTTGGATATCGGTACTACAAGCCTTAAAGCCGTATTGTTTGGGCCAAACGGAACGATGATGGCCAAACACAGCTCGGAATACCCGCTGTATCAGCCGCAGCAGGATTGGGCCGAGCAGGATCCGGAGGAAATTCTGCAGGCGCTTGTAGATGCCGTTCGTCATGTGCTGCTTAAGAGCAAAGCCGATCCCAAGAAGATCATAGCCATTGGCTTCAGCGCAGCCATGCATTCGCTCATCGCCCTGGACGCTGACGGACAGCCGCTTACCCGTTCGCTCGTTTGGACGGATAACAGAAGCACCAGTCAAGCTGAGCGGTTAAAACAGCACGGCGGCCATGACATTTATCTGCGCACGGGCACACCGATTCATCCCATGTCTCCTCTATGCAAGCTGTTATGGATGAAGGAGGAAGACCCGGAGACCTTCCAGAAGTCGGCCATGTTCGTGGGGATCAAGGAATATTTGCTGTTCCGGTTATTCGGTACATATATCATGGATTATTCGATGGCTTCGGCTACAGGAATGTTTGAACTGTCAAAGCTTGATTGGGATGAGGGGGCGCTTAAGCTGCTTGAATTGGAGCGTTCCCGTCTGCCGCAGCCGGTTCCGACCACCCATATCCTTGAGGGCATGAACCAGACGCTGGCCGGCCATATGGGGCTGGATCCACAAACGCCGGTGGTCGTCGGGGCTAGTGACGGCGTTTTGGCGAACCTGGGGGTTGGCGCGATGGGTGAAGGGGAAGTAGCGGTCACGATCGGAACTAGCGGAGCCGTACGAATGATGACGGATAAGCCGCTGACGGATGGTCAGCAGAGGACTTTTTGTTATGCTTTGACCGAGAGGCATTGGGTGGTGGGAGGCCCTACCAATAACGGAGGCATCATGCTCAGATGGCTTCGCGACCAGTTTGGCTCGCCTGAAGTGGAGGTAGCCAAAAGGCTGAATATCGACCCTTACGATTTGATGATCCAATATGCTGAGAAGGTGCCGGCAGGTGCGGAGGGACTGCTGTTTCTGCCGTTTCTTACGGGGGAAAGAGCGCCAATCTGGAATCCGGACGCGAGGGGGTTGTTTTTCGGGATCAGCCTGCGGCATCAGAGGGAGCATTTTATCCGGGCTGTGCTTGAAGGCGTTATTTTCAGCATCTTCTCGATTGGTGTTGCCCTGCGGGACCTGGCCGGTCCGGCCACAAAAATTATCGCTTCCGGAGGTTTTGCCCGCTCAGCTGTATGGCGCCAGATTTTGTCCGACGTGATGGGCAAGGAGCTGCTGGTGCCGGAAGTGGAGGAGGCTTCGGCGCTTGGCGCCGCAGCTATCGCGTTATATGGCGTTAAGGATCTTGAGGCGCTGGAGGACGTGAAACATTGGGTCCGCATTTCGGAGACCCACAAACCGAATCTTCAGAACAGCGAGGTTTATCTGCAGCTCTTTGACATGTATGAACGGTTATACAGCAAGCTGAAATCCGAGTTTCAAGTTATGGCTGAATTCCAGCGCACAGGTGGTTTTATGCCGACGCCGGATCAATAAGGGGAAAATAAACAAGCCGCTGATTTCAAGCGGCTTGTTTAGAAGGCTGGGGGAGCAGGCTTAAGGCCTAACTCCTCCTAATTATCTTGGACGGCTGTCCAGGAGCGTTGTCACCGTTAGTTCGATTCCTGCATTTTGACTTCGTGTTGACGGAATATGCCGTCCGGAGCGCCGGTTTTGGAATCGCGTTGCTCGAGCTGTTTGCTCCAGTCGCGGTTAACGATTTCCTTGAATTTGGCAGGCAGGGCAGCTTTGAGTTTACCTGCCCGCTCGGCATCGATTTTGCCGTTTTGGACGGCCGAATCAATCCTTTTTGAGGTAGCTTCGGTCAATTTGCCGATATATTCGCTCTCCGACCAGCCTTTCTTCTCTTTCACGATCTGCATCAGGGTATGTCCGGCTTTCAGCTGGTTCACCAGCTCGGCTTTCTCCACTCCGATCAAGTCGGCTGTTGTCCGGACCGCATAGCCGGCAAAAAAAGGCTTGTGGTGATGCCGCTTATGCCCATGATCTTCACCGTCCTTCGGTGAAGCCTTGCTGGCATCCCAGTCAGCCGGAGGTGTTGCCGCGGTCTGGAGGGAAGCAGGAGCCTGTCCAAAAGCCTTTTGAGGCGCCGGCAGCAGTGCGGCCATCAGGGTAAGGCTGACGACTCCGGCTGCTAGGGCGGTTGCTTTCAGGTTCATCATGTTTTGTTCCACCTCTGTCATTAATTTTGTTCGCTCCATCCTTTATTGTTGACAAAAACCAACTTTTTACCTAAAAATCACCTTAAAATTAGATAAATTTTGTTTTTGGGATCTGAGCAGGGTAAGAGGTAAAATGATTTTTTAGGTGTGTCGGGAGGGTTACATTTGAATTTTGGCGCCAGAATGTTCAAAACTGGATTAGCGGTAACGCTGGCTTTATATGCATCGCTTTGGCTGCAAATGGGTTCGCCGGTCATTGCGGCTATTGCCGCTATTTTTGCGATGCAGCCCTCGATCTATCGTTCATGGAGGTATTTGATCGACCAGCTGCAGACCAATACGCTGGGGGCAGTTCTTGCGCTGCTGGCCGGCATGGTTTTCTCCTCAGAGCCGTTTGCGATTGGGATTGTATGTATACTTGTTATTATGATTTGTCTTAAGTTCAAAATGGGGGATACCATCGGCATTACTTTAGTAACCGTGGTGGCGGTTATGGAAGCTTCGGGGCAATGGGATTTTGCCGTGACCCGTTTTGTACTGAGCTTGATCGGCATCGTCTCGGCTTTTCTGATTAATGTCTTTGTTTTTCCGCCAAAGCCGAAGGTTCAATTCGTGTCGGAGGTGCGGAAAACCTTTGACCGTCTCTCTCTATTAATGCGGACAGCGGTATCGGATGAGATGAAGGATAATATTTTTAAAGATGAGCAGCGTGCCTTGGAGAACGATATCAATTCGATCAACGGGAAATACAAGCTGATGGAAGAGGATCAGAAGAAGCTGAAGAAGCCGAAGTTCGGCGTAAGCCGCCAGCTGGTCGTCTACAAGCAGATGCTTAATACACTGCGCAAAGGCTATGAAGTGATTGAGGCGACCCAGGAGCATTATTTCCAAGTCGGCCGGTCCAAAGAAATTGACCTTAAATTTGATCAGCAAATGGAGAAGCTGATTAAATTCCATGAACAAATCATGCTCAAATTCGATCAT includes the following:
- a CDS encoding AI-2E family transporter, which translates into the protein MTFKQFFYIPGVRRVIALIFVLLALYLFKSMLNIILLTFIFTYLINRLHGFVMKFGGPRLKLSRKLAVIVIYLVLVGLLASGIYKYLPLFINELSDLVNQVISFYNKPPIDLPDNVVVNYLMESLKDIDLASYISGGFNFLLHTLSDIGKLSLNLFIALILSLFFMLEKEKVTRFTANFRSSKAAYIFEELEYFGSKFVHSFGKVIEVQFLIALVNATLSTLFLWILGFPNLLALGIMILLLGFVPVMGVIVSLIPLCAIAFKIGGAVKIIYVLIMIIVLHAIESYVLNPKFMSNKTHLPIFYTFMILIVSEHFYGVWGLIVGVPVFMFLLDILEVPISVSPPPAAELKTEPAKSPDEPERNE
- a CDS encoding bifunctional 3-deoxy-7-phosphoheptulonate synthase/chorismate mutase, producing MNETLELLRTRLDEINMELLRLLNARAEVARSIGEIKEKQGVPKFDPVREREMLEELVKHNPGPFKDAEIKQLFKEIFKASLNLQEEEHKRQLLVSRKNQPENTIIDLKGITIGGPTQVMVAGPCSVESYDQLRTVAAALKEAGVKVMRGGAFKPRTSPYDFQGLGIEGLKMLKEVANEFGLVTISEIVHPAHIELAADYIDVIQIGARNMQNFELLKEAGQAKIPVLLKRGIAATLEEFVHAAEYIAVSGNSNLMLIERGIRTYEKWTRNTLDISAVPILKQETHLPVMVDVTHSTGRKDIMLPCAKAALAAGADGVMLEVHPDPQTALSDAAQQLDIPQFMAFMNGVRESGLLKEQQ
- a CDS encoding lactonase family protein, which translates into the protein MANSNPNLYLFIGSYAEADGPGVYVYKFNESTGELAQIQEISGLKNPTFLNVDPSAHKLYSIAETVNAEGKKAGEAVAFSIDPATGRLAELNRNINMDNTLCHIQRVDEFGYAFVSSYHGGKVGAVKLNEDGTVGKLTDEKHHEPLEGQPADAVSHVHSAFFSPDKKYLLVNDLGLDLIRTYKFDAASGTLTFHGDTRTAQGAGPRHLAFHPSKPYVFVIHELNSTIVSYRYEAESGALTEIQSVSTLPAGFEGSNGTAEIAVSKDGRFVYGSNRGHDSIVIMAVDQATGELSVVDYVSTEGGHPRHFALTPSGDYLIAANRDGNNLVVFSVNKETGLIQATGVTAAVSKPVCVQPFYL
- a CDS encoding aminoglycoside 6-adenylyltransferase; the protein is MRDEQTMMELILGIAGRDERVRAAALNGSRSNPAAPKDIFQDYDVVYLVTEVQSFIQDPGWIDAFGERIISQCPELMTLVPPEANGRFVYLMLLADGNRIDLRLIPVEQAEAYLLEDKLTVVLLDKDNRLPELAMPSDEDYRVQPPTAELFADCCNEFWWVSTYVAKGLWRREILYAQDHLNAHVRPMLLKMLNWQAGIRTDFSVNTGKSSKYLQAYLPESDWEQLLDTYAGAHEEDVWEALFAMTELFRSTAKQVAEHMQYGYPEEDDRKVTAYLRRVSELPRDADQFTWE
- a CDS encoding FUSC family protein is translated as MNFGARMFKTGLAVTLALYASLWLQMGSPVIAAIAAIFAMQPSIYRSWRYLIDQLQTNTLGAVLALLAGMVFSSEPFAIGIVCILVIMICLKFKMGDTIGITLVTVVAVMEASGQWDFAVTRFVLSLIGIVSAFLINVFVFPPKPKVQFVSEVRKTFDRLSLLMRTAVSDEMKDNIFKDEQRALENDINSINGKYKLMEEDQKKLKKPKFGVSRQLVVYKQMLNTLRKGYEVIEATQEHYFQVGRSKEIDLKFDQQMEKLIKFHEQIMLKFDHKLKPGSVDSDCIQQENDLFLKEMLRLYKEDEDGTLRLAIVTAALYDYGHQLERLNRLAGHSPEHAEA
- a CDS encoding gluconokinase, with product MKQDERVLGLDIGTTSLKAVLFGPNGTMMAKHSSEYPLYQPQQDWAEQDPEEILQALVDAVRHVLLKSKADPKKIIAIGFSAAMHSLIALDADGQPLTRSLVWTDNRSTSQAERLKQHGGHDIYLRTGTPIHPMSPLCKLLWMKEEDPETFQKSAMFVGIKEYLLFRLFGTYIMDYSMASATGMFELSKLDWDEGALKLLELERSRLPQPVPTTHILEGMNQTLAGHMGLDPQTPVVVGASDGVLANLGVGAMGEGEVAVTIGTSGAVRMMTDKPLTDGQQRTFCYALTERHWVVGGPTNNGGIMLRWLRDQFGSPEVEVAKRLNIDPYDLMIQYAEKVPAGAEGLLFLPFLTGERAPIWNPDARGLFFGISLRHQREHFIRAVLEGVIFSIFSIGVALRDLAGPATKIIASGGFARSAVWRQILSDVMGKELLVPEVEEASALGAAAIALYGVKDLEALEDVKHWVRISETHKPNLQNSEVYLQLFDMYERLYSKLKSEFQVMAEFQRTGGFMPTPDQ